AGAAACACGTCGAGAGGTTCGGCGTTTTTCCGGAGCCTTATCGAGGAGATCGAAAAGGAGAGGCGAGCTCCATTCGTAGTATGTTAAAACACGAAGGGACCGAGGTTACAAAAACGTTCATAGACGAATGTATTAAATACTATCGACCGTCTCCAGAGTATCCGACGGTTAATTTTAAATTCATGTTCTTATTTATGCGGCGTCCATTCGGACTAAAGAACGCACGAAAGAAAGTCGAAAAGCAGCAACGAGAGGCGTCGTAATTACGGCGTCTTTTTTATTGAAAAGTCCTTGACGGTCTCGTTATGTTACTGTATATTAGTATTATAAACGTAACGCAATAGCGTAACGGAAAGGAGGACACGAACACATGAATGAAGCCCAACCGATAAAGTCGAAGAATGATATAAACAAGCTCAAAAAAGCAGCTGCCAACGATCGGGACCGACTACTCATTACGTTTGGAGTTAATACAGGTCTACGAATCTCGGATATTATCGACTTAAAAGTCGGTGATCTATTCGACGGACGCAGCAACCAACCGAAAAAAGCCGTTAAAATCAAAGAAAAGAAGTCGAGAAAAACGAAAACATTCACCCTCAATCAAACTATTGCGAAAGATCTTAAAAAAACCGTTAAAGACCCGACAGATCGAGAGGCTTTCGTATTCCAGAGCCGACGGGGTAACAACGGGATTTCACGCATACAAGCACATCGGATATTAGCCGCAGCAGCAGAACGGGCCGGGTTAGATTATCCGGTTTCGTCTCATAGCTTGCGTAAAACCTTTGGATACCACGCTTATAATAACGGCGTTGATTTAACGTTACTTATGAAAATATTCAATCACTCGTCGCAGGAGATCACGTTAAGATACATCGGAATACAACGAGAGGACATAGACGCCGTTTATGACGGTTTGGCATTATAACGGGCTGCCCTTTGGGTGGCTCTTTTTTTTATGCGAAAAATTACGCATTAACGTAACAAAACGACAAAAACGAAGGGCACAGGCGAAACACAAGACGT
The window above is part of the Halobacillus halophilus DSM 2266 genome. Proteins encoded here:
- a CDS encoding tyrosine-type recombinase/integrase; the protein is MNEAQPIKSKNDINKLKKAAANDRDRLLITFGVNTGLRISDIIDLKVGDLFDGRSNQPKKAVKIKEKKSRKTKTFTLNQTIAKDLKKTVKDPTDREAFVFQSRRGNNGISRIQAHRILAAAAERAGLDYPVSSHSLRKTFGYHAYNNGVDLTLLMKIFNHSSQEITLRYIGIQREDIDAVYDGLAL